In Bradyrhizobium guangdongense, the sequence GCGTGACCTGGTCCATCTGCAGGCCGGAATTGTTTGGATGCCCGATCATGATTTGCGCCTCGCGGATGCGGCTTGCCGGCGCGTCCTCGCGCGCGAATTGCCGGTAGCGCATCTGGCCGAGGCGATTGTTGGCCTCCTCGGCATTCTTGCCGGCCGGTGCCGAGCAGCCGCCCGAGGCCTTCACATAGGTCTTTGAGACGTAGAGCTGGCCATCGCTGAGCTCGGCGACCGCGTGGACGTCGGTGTAATTGTTGACGCGCACGCGCGTGGAAATCTCGGTGACGTTGGCATCCGCGCCAAGCTCGAATTTCGCCGCCATCGGCGCCGGATTGCGATCGATCACCAGCGTGATCGATCGGATGCGGCGGCTATCTGCCGGCGACAGCTTGCTGCGCAGGGTCACCGGCACGATCGCCGCGTCCTCGGCGCGATAGGGCATCTCGATGGCGATGACGCCGCTGCCGTCGTTCATCGGACGGTTGTTGAAGATGTCCTGCACCAGACCCGGCCAGGGGTCGTAGGCCTCTTCGGCGCTGGCAGGCAGCGCGAAGGCGATGCCGAGCAATGCGGCGATCAGGGGCAGGCGGCGTGTGCATCCCGTCATGGTCAAGATCCTGTGCGGACGACGCGGTTGTTCGAGTAAGGTAGCGCGCCCGCTACTCCCATTCAATTTCAGAAAATGCTGCGGTTGCGTTGCGCGCGTTGTAATCGTCGAACAGTTCCCAACGCGGCCGCTCGGACGCCGCGGCCTTTTCGGCTGCGGTTCTGATCGGCTCGCCCTTCTTGTTCGAGGCGCGGACGTCCGACAGCAGCGTCGAAAGATAACGCTTCTCATCGGCCAGCGCGGCCGGCCAGTCGCTCACAGGGCCGTGACCCGGAACGACGCGGACCGCCGGAACGGTCTCCAACTCCTTCAGCAAGGCAAGCCAGCCGCGAATGC encodes:
- a CDS encoding quinoprotein dehydrogenase-associated SoxYZ-like carrier, translating into MTGCTRRLPLIAALLGIAFALPASAEEAYDPWPGLVQDIFNNRPMNDGSGVIAIEMPYRAEDAAIVPVTLRSKLSPADSRRIRSITLVIDRNPAPMAAKFELGADANVTEISTRVRVNNYTDVHAVAELSDGQLYVSKTYVKASGGCSAPAGKNAEEANNRLGQMRYRQFAREDAPASRIREAQIMIGHPNNSGLQMDQVTQLYIPAFFINQLKLTQDDSPVLSMEGGISISEDPNLRFTYVSNGAKRFRAEAKDTEGHVFRHEWDVEKSGT